The genomic window ACGGGGGCTGTCAACAGTGAGTAGGAGTGAAgagaacactggggagcgtggagaggtaacatATACTACTACAGGTAGCCATAAACGgtcagcggccaatgattttaggtaagGACCAAAAGACGTGATCAGTCATTATTGCACacagccgaatcggcctgattcggtagattatcggtccgtgtaatagagccctagaGAAGAATGTGCAATCTATCACAATGACGTTAATAGGCCACACGAACAATGCATTGAGCCTCTAACCAGCTTCctgctgactgtcaatcaagcagagaaGGGAGGGGCGTAAGGAGGGATTGGGGTAATAGCGTGCGTTCCATACATATCCGTGACTAGAAAGGAGCATGTGTTCCTCAAGGCCGTTTCACTCTATACACACGCTCACAATACAACAATCAAATTACACGTATCCTCCGATCTTACGTCCTTACATCAGCCTGTATGTTTATTCCAGGACTGTATTCCAATTTTTAAGCATGCTGAACATGACatattttgtttcttttaaatcaactggtttcagataataatatagatttgtaatttaaatctGTTTAAAACTTTTTggtgttccagtacttataagctgttgtatgtcctgcaggaagtggtgtattctctccagtctgacacagtgctctctgctgccacctctgtccatgtcaggcactgtcgagagcaggagaggttttctatgaggatttgctgctgctctggacagttcctgacatggacagaggtggccgaGAGGCTAAAGATGAgaatatagttttgcctctttataaatcactggtcagagcaCACATGGAATACAGTGTACAGCTCCACTCACCGGTATATAAGGAGGACACAGCTggactggagcgggtgcagaggagggcaacaaaggtcattaagggaatgggtgggttacaggaccaggacaggttatcacgcttggggttatttacgctagaaaaaaagacgtcttaggggcgatctgatcacaatgtacaaatatatgaatggacagtacagagacctttgtagtggtctccttactcctaggtctgtaaccattacaagggggcatcctctacgtctagaggaaagaagatttcaccatcagcacagatgcaagttctttactgtaagagcagtgagactgtggaactctctgccacatgatgttgtcacggACGATTCATTATATAAGGGAGGCCTGgaagcttttcttgaaaaatataatattacaagttataggcattagattatatgtgataggacgctgatccggggattgttctgataaccattatggagtcgggaaggaatttttctccctgtgatgggacaattgtcatctgcctcataggggttttggggtattatactccagagctgcactcactattctattaaagtagaattgtttttgttgcccctagcaaccaatcagataccacttttcattcctcagagattggtggaatctgattggttgctgggggcaactgagtcaatttcactttacaccatgtctgataaatctccccctaggtcttCATCTGTAATTTTTAGGCTAAAAGGCAATAAGTGTCTCAGGACGATAGAAGACGGAAGTAAAAAAAGCCCAGAAGATAAATAGAAGTCACGTTTATTTACAAGCCTCTCGACAAACACTTTGATGGAAAGACGGAATAcacctgcaaaggaaaagaacAGCATTAaaatacacacagatatatatatatatatatatatatatatatatatatatatatatatatatatatatatatatatatatatatatatatatataggcttacCACAACTGTTTAAGACATCCCCTCCCACCCCCCATATTCATATCCagcacacagtgacctcaccagatAGCAATGATTAACATTGACATCAATAATCAAGGGGTCGTCTAGTAGAAAGATATAAAAATAAGCAGTAGGTTCATACacctattaaaggagaactctgaccaaaatgtattttctaatgttattacataagcaaaagTTAGAaagttcctaatgtacactaattatatgaaatgcacatatactgctatttccctctatttagtagatcagacaggcttcattttctcttttgaaaaaagaaaaaaaaaaaaagtgacgtcacgacccggtctatacctgaagtatatgtagtatatgtagaaatatatatgtgtatatatatatatgtatatgtagaaattacataccattttttacatgtaatttctacatatactgctgccccctgctggacccttcaggtatagaccggGTTCTGGTATCACATGGACAGGCCAATAAGCGTTGCGTAATCCGCTGGTGGCGGGTGTTATTAAACAATATTGCAGATTTCTTTACATCTTACCGTAAAGAGCGTCACTCTTCATCTTCGGGGAGTATCCCCAGCTCCTCGTCGGTCCACTGTGAAGGGTCAGGATAAGGAAAGTGACCCTATAAGACAAAAATGTTATGTATGCGGGTCAAccgatattagaaaaaaaaaagcgccacTCGTTCTCAGTTTGgctgcagtattgcagctcagttccactaacgTGAATGGAGCCGAAATGTTTTTGAACAAAATCCAAAAGGGGATAACACTCAGTTTTCTTCCATTGTCGCCCAAGCTGCTTCCTGACGTACGGCCATTGACAACCCTGCAGTGCCTGTGACATGCTGCcgtacaggggggcagtatacagcctTAGACTTTCATCGGTATCTCTCCAATTTGGAATTGTGACCACAAAGTAAGCAAGGCATTATGGGGCATGAAGTTACCAGACTTACCAGCTGCAGTACAGATGGCAGACATAAGCTATGGACTATAAAGGGGCTTTAAGGGACTATAGAGATATAAAGGGGGTATCTGGGTTTATATGAACGATTGACTATCCACAGTGTCTGATCAATGAGGTGTTGGGATTAGCTATTTGGGAGAGGCGCTGCATGGGCACCCATACACAGAGAATGATGCTGGACGCCTTGCGCTATCTACAGCATAGTGGTGGTGTGAGGTACTGTAGCTCCTATTGAATTAAACAGGAGCTGACCTGCAGTACCATGCGCCACCACTACTTCCAATACTGTTCACTGTGTATTACTACTCATGCAGCAGCCCACCTGAATAGCAGGCGTTCAGACATTGATGAcctaccctttaaaggggttatccaaaaaacaaacatggccactttcttccatagacagcaccgctcttgtctccaggttaggtgcggtttgcagttaatctccattcacttcaatggaattgagttacaaaacctgcacccaaactggagacaagagagggtctgtctatggaagaaagtggccatgtttttgtagcgttggataacccctttaagctgccgaTACGCAATAGACATGTGTATAGGCCAAAGTTTCCACCCACCTATATGGGATCACCCTGACCCTTATCtcactgagaacaaaggggtcaggaatgtataatccctctctcccctgaTATTTGCCATCAAGGGAGAGAGGGATTATACATTCCTGACCCCCTTGTTCTCAGTGAGATGAGGCACCGCTAGAGgcgtctggcagcggctttctcccTCTACTGTCCCATGAAAAGTGAATCAAGCAGTGGTTAAGCGTGAgatctgctgctccattcactttaaggcaGGGGTAACAATCTCAGGGCCCCCCATCTCTGTGCTCTAAGGACATGACCCCCTCTTTGAGAGTCCCAGCGACCAGATCTCCACCAATCAGATGCTTACTCCCTATCTTGTGGCGGGTGAGACGTCATTTACGGACCTAAAACCTGCAAAACAGTAAATACTCACAAAAACGGCATCAGGCTCGTGCCAAAAATGCCAAAGAATCCAGAACCACATGAAGCCCATGAGCAGCTCGGCCTGGATGTTCTGGGACTTGGTGACTTCCACCATCTGTCTGTAGCGCGGCTCTATATGAACCTCTCCCCCGGCACTAGAAGAAGAGAAAGaatcataaataaaaaaagagaattaaaacagttatatttttctaataacacagcgccaccccctgtcctcaggttgtgtgcggtattacaatctAGCTCTCTATATATTTCAATGGAGCTGTAATACCGCACCCAAACAGAAGGTGGCGCTGTGTTTATAAAACCTCGCCACCTAGGTCTACACCGCGCCCCCTAGTGTCTAATCAGATCACTACAATCTTCTACATTACCCAGAATTCCTGAC from Dendropsophus ebraccatus isolate aDenEbr1 chromosome 1, aDenEbr1.pat, whole genome shotgun sequence includes these protein-coding regions:
- the NDUFB2 gene encoding NADH dehydrogenase [ubiquinone] 1 beta subcomplex subunit 2, mitochondrial, which produces MASLVRLGGALRAGSRLFSGVVKRRTGVRNAGGEVHIEPRYRQMVEVTKSQNIQAELLMGFMWFWILWHFWHEPDAVFGHFPYPDPSQWTDEELGILPEDEE